One genomic region from Amphiprion ocellaris isolate individual 3 ecotype Okinawa chromosome 20, ASM2253959v1, whole genome shotgun sequence encodes:
- the LOC111568660 gene encoding 4F2 cell-surface antigen heavy chain-like isoform X2 — protein sequence MTPDETDVELQPALGQADPVQADPPPVQDPPAPDADATEADVSEADLDQEEQEKQPMTGGAERAAEAPSAGEEAEKNGAVKLKIPDEEPEEVKFTGLNKEELLRVAGTPGWVRTRWALLVVFWLGWLGMLGGAVLIILQAPRCRDLPHTHWWNQGPLYRIGDVRAFSAAQNLKGVEQKLGRLSELKVKGLIVGPIHVAPPDDAVALRFEEISANAGNLEQFKSLVRAAHKKGISVVLDLTPNYRGTSGPWFSSVSVTNVAERLKSALVFWMNQGIDGVQLSGVQRVSSVVPSLWTDIRAIVQNGTEEHPENRLLLGVSDLSSPEDVSSLLSSSGVDLLVSGVLSSSVDATERAQSVQRLYSEHGQQRLSWSLGGRTEGHMASVGGPDLVLVHQLLLLTLPGTPVFNYGDEIGLMDEGTRFPRMLWDSDKEELNGTLQLFPQPV from the exons ATGACCCCCGACGAGACCGACGTGGAGCTGCAGCCTGCCCTGGGCCAGGCGGACCCGGTCCAGGCGGACCCCCCTCCGGTCCAGGACCCTCCGGCTCCGGATGCTGATGCAACGGAGGCCGATGTGAGCGAAGCGGACCTGGaccaggaggagcaggagaagcAGCCGATGACCGGAGGGGCTGAACGGGCCGCAGAGGCTCCGTCCGCCGGGGAGGAGGCGGAGAAGAACGGAGCCGTGAAGCTCAAGATCCCGGACGAAGAACCGGAGGAGGTGAAGTTTACCGGACTGAAcaaggaggagctgctgagggTGGCGGGAACCCCAGg CTGGGTCCGGACCCGCTGGGCCCTGCTGGTGGTCTTCTGGCTGGGCTGGTTGGGGATGCTGGGGGGGGCGGTTCTCATCATCCTGCAGGCCCCCCGCTGCAGAGACCTGCCCCACACCCACTGGTGGAACCAGGGACCCCTGTACCGGATCGGAGACGTCCGGGCCTTCAGCGCCGCCCAGAACCTCAAGG gcgtGGAGCAGAAGCTCGGCCGTCTGTCGGAGCTGAAGGTTAAAGGTTTGATCGTGGGTCCGATCCACGTCGCTCCTCCAGACGACGCCGTCGCTCTGAGGTTCGAGGAAATCTCAGCCAACGCCGGGAACTTGGAACAATTTAAAAGTCTGGTCCGAGCAGCTCACAAGAAAG GTATTTCCGTGGTTCTGGATCTGACTCCTAACTACCGGGGAACGTCTGGACCGTGGTTCTCCAGCGTCAGTGTGACCAACGTGGCTGAAAGGCTGAAG TCTGCTCTGGTGTTCTGGATGAACCAAGGCATCGACGGCGTCCAGCTGTCTGGAGTCCAGAGGGTTTCCTCCGTGGTTCCGTCTCTGTGGACCGACATCCGGGCCATCGTCCAGAACGGAACCGAGGAGCATCCGGAGAACag gctgctgctgggcGTCTCTGATCTCTCGTCTCCTGAAGAcgtttcttctctcctctcgtCCTCCGGCGTCGACCTCCTAGTCTCCGGAGTCCTCAGCTCCTCGGTGGACGCCACTGAGCGCGCTCAGTCGGTGCAGCGTCTGTACTCGGAGCACGGCCAGCAGAGGCTGTCCTGGAGCCTGGGGGGCCGGACCGAGGGCCACATGGCCTCTGTGGGCGGTCCAGACCTGGTCCTGGtccaccagctgctgctgctcacgcTGCCGGGGACGCCGGTGTTCAACTACGGAGACGAGATCGGACTGATGGACGAG GGCACCAGGTTTCCCAGGATGCTCTGGGACTCTGACAAGGAGGAGCTCAACGGGACGCTGcag CTTTTTCCGCAGCCTGTCTGA
- the LOC111568660 gene encoding 4F2 cell-surface antigen heavy chain-like isoform X1: MTPDETDVELQPALGQADPVQADPPPVQDPPAPDADATEADVSEADLDQEEQEKQPMTGGAERAAEAPSAGEEAEKNGAVKLKIPDEEPEEVKFTGLNKEELLRVAGTPGWVRTRWALLVVFWLGWLGMLGGAVLIILQAPRCRDLPHTHWWNQGPLYRIGDVRAFSAAQNLKGVEQKLGRLSELKVKGLIVGPIHVAPPDDAVALRFEEISANAGNLEQFKSLVRAAHKKGISVVLDLTPNYRGTSGPWFSSVSVTNVAERLKSALVFWMNQGIDGVQLSGVQRVSSVVPSLWTDIRAIVQNGTEEHPENRLLLGVSDLSSPEDVSSLLSSSGVDLLVSGVLSSSVDATERAQSVQRLYSEHGQQRLSWSLGGRTEGHMASVGGPDLVLVHQLLLLTLPGTPVFNYGDEIGLMDEGTRFPRMLWDSDKEELNGTLQEERAERLSCRSFFRSLSELRSKERSLQFGDFLLLSNSSSSLVYLRIWDQSKRFLVAFNFSPDESASLQLSGASLPRRADVVLATNSSFLPTDASVDLQDLRLGPQQAAILSFPYSG, encoded by the exons ATGACCCCCGACGAGACCGACGTGGAGCTGCAGCCTGCCCTGGGCCAGGCGGACCCGGTCCAGGCGGACCCCCCTCCGGTCCAGGACCCTCCGGCTCCGGATGCTGATGCAACGGAGGCCGATGTGAGCGAAGCGGACCTGGaccaggaggagcaggagaagcAGCCGATGACCGGAGGGGCTGAACGGGCCGCAGAGGCTCCGTCCGCCGGGGAGGAGGCGGAGAAGAACGGAGCCGTGAAGCTCAAGATCCCGGACGAAGAACCGGAGGAGGTGAAGTTTACCGGACTGAAcaaggaggagctgctgagggTGGCGGGAACCCCAGg CTGGGTCCGGACCCGCTGGGCCCTGCTGGTGGTCTTCTGGCTGGGCTGGTTGGGGATGCTGGGGGGGGCGGTTCTCATCATCCTGCAGGCCCCCCGCTGCAGAGACCTGCCCCACACCCACTGGTGGAACCAGGGACCCCTGTACCGGATCGGAGACGTCCGGGCCTTCAGCGCCGCCCAGAACCTCAAGG gcgtGGAGCAGAAGCTCGGCCGTCTGTCGGAGCTGAAGGTTAAAGGTTTGATCGTGGGTCCGATCCACGTCGCTCCTCCAGACGACGCCGTCGCTCTGAGGTTCGAGGAAATCTCAGCCAACGCCGGGAACTTGGAACAATTTAAAAGTCTGGTCCGAGCAGCTCACAAGAAAG GTATTTCCGTGGTTCTGGATCTGACTCCTAACTACCGGGGAACGTCTGGACCGTGGTTCTCCAGCGTCAGTGTGACCAACGTGGCTGAAAGGCTGAAG TCTGCTCTGGTGTTCTGGATGAACCAAGGCATCGACGGCGTCCAGCTGTCTGGAGTCCAGAGGGTTTCCTCCGTGGTTCCGTCTCTGTGGACCGACATCCGGGCCATCGTCCAGAACGGAACCGAGGAGCATCCGGAGAACag gctgctgctgggcGTCTCTGATCTCTCGTCTCCTGAAGAcgtttcttctctcctctcgtCCTCCGGCGTCGACCTCCTAGTCTCCGGAGTCCTCAGCTCCTCGGTGGACGCCACTGAGCGCGCTCAGTCGGTGCAGCGTCTGTACTCGGAGCACGGCCAGCAGAGGCTGTCCTGGAGCCTGGGGGGCCGGACCGAGGGCCACATGGCCTCTGTGGGCGGTCCAGACCTGGTCCTGGtccaccagctgctgctgctcacgcTGCCGGGGACGCCGGTGTTCAACTACGGAGACGAGATCGGACTGATGGACGAG GGCACCAGGTTTCCCAGGATGCTCTGGGACTCTGACAAGGAGGAGCTCAACGGGACGCTGcag GAGGAGCGTGCTGAGCGTCTGTCCTGTCGCAGCTTTTTCCGCAGCCTGTCTGAGCTGCGTTCTAAGGAGCGTTCTCTGCAGTTCGGTGACTTCCTGCTGCTCTCCAACTCGTCGTCGTCTCTCGTCTACCTGAGGATCTGGGATCAGAGCAAACGCTTCCTGGTCGCCTTCAACTTCTCCCCGGATGAGTCGGCGTCGCTGCAGCTGAGCGGCGCCTCGCTGCCTCGCCGGGCCGACGTCGTCCTGGCAACCAACAGCAGCTTCCTGCCGACCGACGCCAGCGTGGACCTCCAGGATCTACGGCTCGGCCCTCAACAGGCCGCCATCCTCAGCTTTCCCTACAGCGGATAG